One Fusobacterium varium genomic window, ATAACCAAGTAATGGCTTTTCTTTTATTTTTTCCAAAACTTTTTCCCAAATAATTGTTCTTCTTGTAAATGTTATATCTTTATGTAAAATATCTACTATTAAGAATTTAAAATAATTTTGGATTTTAAAAATTATAATTCCTATAAAAAGTGTCAAATACCCTATAAAAAAATTAAATGGAGTTAATATCTTTTTTAACCATTTAAAATAACTTAATCCTAATAATAGTATCAAAGAAACAATACAAGTACCTGACTTAATTATTATTCCTGTTAAAATTATAATAATAAAATAACTTATTAAAAAAAATTTTAATTTTGACGTTCGATATTTTTCATAATAAATTTTAATAAAGCAAAATCCTACTGAAAAAGGAATAGCTAATTGATTTTTTCCTCCTAAAAAATAATAACTTGTTGAATATTGCGACGATGTATCTTTAAATAAAATAGTATCAAAAAAATTTATCATTATTAAACTATAAAATAGCCAAGAAAAAGCTATTATTAATAAATCTTCATTTTTATGTATTCCAATACTAATAAGTAAAATTGTTCCTATTATTGGATAACTTACCATAATAATACTTCTAATACTTCCATTATTTACAATAGTTGTTATCAAGATTAAAATAAAATATATTGACATTAATATTAATAATTTTAAATCTTTTTTATAAATTTTACTTTTTAACCAATATCCTAATATAAATAAGAAAATCACTCTTGAAAAATTAATATATATTTTCTGTAAAATTTGATTTTTATTTAATATTTCATAATTAAAAAATCTATTAATAAAAAATATTCCTATCATATAAAATAAAATATTTATAGTTTCTTTTTTTAAAGTTAATTTTTTCATTTTTTCACCTTAGATAAACTAAAATTATAAAGAATTTTACATAAATTCATATTTATAAAACAAATACTAGCAAATATTTTTGTAATTTTTTTTGATTTACTATAAAAATAAAAATATATCAAATTTTTTCTAATCAGCTCTTGTAATTTCAACATTATATTCTTGTTATAAAAATCTTCTAAAATCATTCTTTCATAAACTTTACAACAAGAATATACAATATTAGCATATTCATATTTTTTATACATAGGATAATATTTTTCTATAAATTTACTTCTTTCTATTGTTGCATCTATACTATCTAAATGTTTAATATTAAATTTAGAATTCATTATACTTCCATTAACTTGTCTATAATAATAAAAACTTTTATTCAATACAATAGTTTTGCTAGATAAATGCAATAATTTATATGTAGTAAAAGTATCTTCATGATATTTTCCTAAAGGAAATTCAAAATTTTTAAATAATTTCTTTTTATATAATTTTCCCCAGCTAGTAGTAGTTATATTTCCCAAAAAAACTAATTCTTTTATTTGATATTCATTTTTATAAACTCTTAACTCATCTTTTGTATTTTCTCTTATAAATGTTTCATCCTCATTACAATAGATTGTTCCACACTCAACTATATCAGCATTATTTTTTTTTAATGCTAATAACATTTCTTCTAGCATTTTTTCATCTATAAAATCATCACTATCTAAAAAAGTAATATAATCTCCTGTTGCAATTTTTAAGCCAGTATTTCTAGCACCTGACAAACCTTGATTTTTTTGATGAATGACTTTTATTCTAAAATCTTTTTTAGCATAATCATCACATATCATACCAGAACTATCTTTTGTTCCATCGTCTATAATAACAATCTCTATATTTTTATATGTTTGCTTTAAAACACTTTCTAAACATTTAGCTATATATTTTTCCACGTTATAAACTGGAATTATTACAGTTATTTTTTCTTCCAATTCTATTTCACCTTAATTAATTATTATATTTTTCTAAATATTTTCTTATTCTCTCTGAAGTCCTTCCATCTCCATATGGATTATTTGCTCTTGACATTTCTTGATACAATTTTCCTTCTAAAAGTTTCATATATTTTATTACATTTTCATATTTTATTCCTACAAGTTTTGCTGTTCCTGCTGCTATTGCCTCTGGTCTTTCTGTAGTATCTCTTAATACTAATGT contains:
- a CDS encoding O-antigen ligase family protein, with the protein product MKKLTLKKETINILFYMIGIFFINRFFNYEILNKNQILQKIYINFSRVIFLFILGYWLKSKIYKKDLKLLILMSIYFILILITTIVNNGSIRSIIMVSYPIIGTILLISIGIHKNEDLLIIAFSWLFYSLIMINFFDTILFKDTSSQYSTSYYFLGGKNQLAIPFSVGFCFIKIYYEKYRTSKLKFFLISYFIIIILTGIIIKSGTCIVSLILLLGLSYFKWLKKILTPFNFFIGYLTLFIGIIIFKIQNYFKFLIVDILHKDITFTRRTIIWEKVLEKIKEKPLLGYGMNIDTNYFQIKAIYPDKEVLENLSAHNQILHHLYETGIITTMVLALIYFYCCYNNKNNKNFIYFFYTIVVICITWLTEATGIYAIIAILTFCYYSNRIRRNKD
- a CDS encoding glycosyltransferase family 2 protein, translated to MTVIIPVYNVEKYIAKCLESVLKQTYKNIEIVIIDDGTKDSSGMICDDYAKKDFRIKVIHQKNQGLSGARNTGLKIATGDYITFLDSDDFIDEKMLEEMLLALKKNNADIVECGTIYCNEDETFIRENTKDELRVYKNEYQIKELVFLGNITTTSWGKLYKKKLFKNFEFPLGKYHEDTFTTYKLLHLSSKTIVLNKSFYYYRQVNGSIMNSKFNIKHLDSIDATIERSKFIEKYYPMYKKYEYANIVYSCCKVYERMILEDFYNKNIMLKLQELIRKNLIYFYFYSKSKKITKIFASICFINMNLCKILYNFSLSKVKK